A region from the uncultured Macellibacteroides sp. genome encodes:
- a CDS encoding biotin/lipoyl-containing protein yields the protein MTKKLLIRDLTLRDGQQSAFATRMNQLQVDRVLDYYKDAGFYAMEVWGGAVPDSIMRYLGENPWHRLELIKKGVGNASKLTALSRGRNLFGYAPYTDEIIDGFFKNAVESGLDIMRIFDALNDVDNIKSSIRYIKKYHGLADCAVCYTVDPHFSKMERMKSKLKGKPLPKEVFTDEYFLNKAKEMVALGADIITIKDMSGLIQPSRITRLIPLFKKHLNVPVDFHTHCTPGYGLGAVLAAIIHGVDIVDTNIWNFAGGPAAPAIELIYIFCKKLGIQLDVNMEAVAKINKELYTIRKELDAFDAVKQFPKPFNPLVDILPPEIDKEFDKAIVAAQNNEEESLLKACHAIEAYFNFPEPNELVKRAEIPGGMYTNMVAQLKQFNSLDIIEDAMALIPSVRLDAGLPPLVTPTSQIIGAQAVNSALAAKSNRGKYSNASNQFIALVKGEYGKTPVPVDPQFRLNIAGTREETPYDTSNYQRQDNPVLPEFDNVHLAKDEKEELLLELFPTVALNYLKGLREKEYNEFHQQKAAENKDQIVFNVTEDIVTGKTIDSPMPGNIWKILVKEGDIINKGDSVIVLEAMKMENNIASEYSGKVKRIFVKEGSFVKAESLMIEIEE from the coding sequence ATGACAAAAAAACTTTTAATCAGAGATCTTACGCTGAGAGATGGACAGCAATCAGCTTTTGCAACCCGAATGAATCAGTTGCAGGTGGATAGAGTTCTTGATTACTATAAAGATGCAGGTTTTTATGCAATGGAAGTATGGGGTGGGGCTGTTCCTGATTCCATTATGCGATATTTAGGTGAAAATCCATGGCATAGACTCGAACTAATTAAAAAAGGGGTAGGTAATGCTTCCAAGTTGACAGCACTTTCAAGAGGAAGAAACTTGTTTGGATATGCTCCTTATACAGACGAGATTATTGATGGATTTTTTAAGAATGCCGTTGAATCCGGATTGGATATCATGCGTATTTTTGATGCTCTTAATGATGTAGACAATATTAAATCAAGTATAAGGTATATTAAAAAATACCATGGTTTGGCCGATTGTGCCGTTTGTTATACGGTGGATCCTCATTTTTCGAAAATGGAGAGAATGAAATCCAAACTTAAAGGCAAGCCTCTTCCCAAAGAAGTATTTACAGACGAGTATTTTCTAAACAAAGCGAAAGAGATGGTTGCTTTGGGTGCCGATATAATCACAATTAAGGACATGAGCGGGCTTATTCAGCCTTCGAGGATAACTCGGCTTATTCCGCTATTTAAAAAGCACCTGAACGTTCCAGTTGACTTTCACACGCATTGTACACCTGGCTATGGATTAGGTGCTGTACTTGCAGCCATTATTCATGGTGTTGATATTGTGGACACGAACATATGGAATTTTGCCGGCGGACCTGCTGCACCAGCCATTGAACTTATTTATATTTTCTGCAAGAAACTCGGTATTCAATTAGATGTGAATATGGAAGCAGTGGCTAAAATAAATAAAGAATTATATACTATAAGGAAAGAGCTGGATGCTTTTGACGCTGTTAAACAGTTTCCTAAACCATTCAATCCGTTAGTTGATATTCTTCCACCGGAAATAGATAAAGAGTTTGATAAAGCGATTGTTGCTGCCCAAAATAATGAGGAAGAAAGTTTATTGAAAGCTTGTCATGCCATTGAGGCATATTTCAATTTTCCGGAACCAAATGAGTTGGTGAAAAGAGCAGAAATTCCCGGAGGAATGTATACAAACATGGTTGCTCAGCTAAAACAATTTAATTCGCTGGATATTATTGAAGATGCCATGGCGCTTATTCCAAGTGTACGTTTGGACGCTGGTCTTCCTCCTTTGGTAACTCCTACGAGTCAGATTATTGGCGCGCAAGCTGTTAATTCGGCTCTTGCTGCAAAAAGTAACAGAGGCAAATATTCTAATGCTTCCAACCAGTTTATTGCACTGGTGAAAGGCGAATACGGAAAAACACCTGTACCTGTTGATCCTCAATTCAGACTAAATATTGCTGGAACTCGCGAAGAAACTCCTTATGATACATCAAACTATCAACGTCAGGATAATCCCGTTTTACCGGAATTTGATAATGTGCATCTGGCTAAGGATGAGAAAGAAGAACTCTTACTTGAACTATTTCCTACTGTTGCACTTAATTATCTTAAGGGTTTGAGGGAAAAGGAATACAACGAGTTTCATCAACAGAAGGCTGCTGAAAATAAGGATCAGATAGTCTTTAATGTTACAGAAGACATTGTAACAGGTAAAACTATAGATAGTCCGATGCCTGGAAATATATGGAAAATTCTTGTAAAGGAAGGAGATATAATAAATAAGGGAGATTCGGTAATAGTTCTGGAAGCAATGAAAATGGAAAATAATATTGCTTCGGAGTATTCAGGTAAAGTGAAACGTATATTTGTAAAAGAAGGTTCATTTGTAAAAGCCGAGTCTTTAATGATTGAGATAGAGGAATGA
- the nadA gene encoding quinolinate synthase NadA, whose translation MLTNQSIGYMDIPVPENIDLAKAIDKLRKEKNAVILAHYYQTGDIQDIADFVGDSLALAQWAAKTKADIIVLCGVHFMGETAKILCPDKKVLVPDLNAGCSLADSCPAPEFEKFVKAHPDHTVISYVNTTAAVKALTDIVVTSTNAKLIVDSFPADEKIIFGPDRNLGNYINSITGRNMLLWDGACHVHEQFSLEKILALKKQYPDAEVIAHPECKKVVLTVSDFIGSTAALIKHTLQSEKKQFIVATESGVIHEMRKKSPDKEFIPAPPNDSTCACNECNFMRLNTMKKLYNCLKFELPEIHVDETVREKAIVPIKRMLEVSEKLGL comes from the coding sequence ATGTTGACAAATCAATCTATCGGATACATGGATATACCGGTTCCGGAAAATATAGATTTGGCCAAGGCTATTGATAAACTTAGAAAAGAGAAGAATGCTGTAATACTTGCTCACTATTATCAGACAGGTGATATACAGGATATAGCCGACTTTGTAGGTGATAGTCTGGCATTGGCTCAATGGGCGGCTAAAACAAAGGCGGATATTATTGTTTTGTGCGGCGTACACTTTATGGGTGAAACTGCTAAGATTTTATGCCCTGATAAAAAGGTTTTGGTGCCTGATTTAAATGCGGGATGTTCATTGGCGGATAGCTGTCCGGCTCCTGAGTTTGAAAAGTTTGTAAAAGCTCATCCGGATCATACGGTGATATCGTATGTAAATACAACTGCCGCCGTAAAAGCTTTAACGGATATAGTGGTAACCTCTACCAATGCCAAACTGATTGTTGATAGTTTTCCGGCTGATGAAAAAATAATCTTTGGACCAGACAGAAACCTGGGTAATTATATAAACAGTATTACGGGCCGTAACATGTTACTTTGGGATGGTGCCTGCCATGTACACGAGCAATTTTCTTTAGAAAAAATATTGGCGCTTAAAAAGCAATATCCGGATGCCGAAGTAATTGCTCATCCTGAGTGTAAAAAAGTAGTGCTTACGGTTTCCGACTTCATTGGTTCTACGGCCGCCTTGATTAAGCATACGTTACAATCAGAAAAAAAACAGTTTATTGTAGCTACCGAATCGGGCGTAATTCATGAAATGCGTAAAAAGAGTCCGGATAAAGAATTCATTCCTGCTCCTCCCAACGACAGTACCTGCGCTTGCAATGAGTGTAATTTCATGCGTCTGAACACCATGAAGAAACTTTATAATTGTCTTAAGTTTGAATTACCCGAAATTCATGTGGATGAAACAGTCCGAGAGAAAGCAATTGTTCCTATTAAGCGAATGCTTGAAGTTTCAGAAAAATTAGGACTATAA
- a CDS encoding phosphoethanolamine transferase, which yields MKSIKKPLNQLLSIFQLHKSYYLFVLLSTLFVALFFTSTDFLTIPFHTVKDVCILFLQWFIVAFCLFFVMLLLSLNSYLFLLLMPLLTFISALLAYFRFTMNAALTPMILDAAMDNDITTSAQLVSSGLLVYVVLSVFISLLLVYFRFKLGKIKNKRTLLFTGISGMLLIMNINSFNRPISERIPFNIYYTISKYNNEKQSVNEKRTKLTDGVACIDGKPITVVFVLGESLRPDHLGLNGYARNTTPLLSKEHIISFPGVYTEYTYTNRSIPHILTRADSIHPDRAYTEESFISLFNASNFYTVWLANQESAQTYSYFMHECDSLFYANIEKSSYVFDNWVDGSLLPLFDNALKSPDQKRLVILHTIGSHWWYNSHYTDQFAVYQPTTKSKIISSCTTEEMINSYDNTILYTDYFLKELIDRLKNERAILIYLSDHGEALGEDGIWLHAAESAYTHTTACMVWMSEQYKSDYPERYEEALKNREKRMRTDFLFHSLLDAAGIDSHYKEPSLSIFTSEK from the coding sequence ATGAAAAGCATAAAGAAACCATTAAATCAGCTATTATCCATTTTCCAGCTACATAAAAGCTACTATCTATTTGTTTTGCTTAGTACACTTTTTGTAGCATTGTTCTTTACATCCACCGACTTTCTTACCATCCCTTTTCATACGGTAAAAGATGTATGTATTCTTTTTCTTCAATGGTTTATAGTAGCCTTTTGTCTGTTTTTTGTAATGCTTCTTCTTTCATTGAACAGCTACCTGTTTTTACTGCTGATGCCTCTTTTAACTTTTATATCTGCCCTACTTGCTTACTTCCGATTTACCATGAACGCTGCATTGACACCCATGATACTGGATGCGGCAATGGATAACGACATTACCACATCGGCCCAGCTTGTAAGCTCTGGCTTACTTGTTTATGTGGTTCTGTCGGTTTTTATTTCTCTGTTGCTGGTTTACTTTCGTTTCAAATTAGGAAAAATAAAAAATAAAAGAACGCTTTTATTTACAGGAATATCGGGCATGCTATTAATTATGAACATAAATTCCTTCAATAGACCTATATCAGAACGTATTCCCTTCAATATTTATTATACAATAAGCAAATACAACAACGAAAAACAAAGTGTAAATGAGAAAAGAACCAAGCTAACAGATGGGGTTGCATGCATCGATGGTAAACCAATTACGGTAGTATTTGTACTAGGAGAGTCCCTGCGCCCCGATCATCTCGGATTAAATGGCTATGCGCGTAATACAACTCCGCTGTTAAGTAAGGAACATATTATTTCTTTTCCGGGGGTTTATACAGAATATACCTATACCAACAGAAGTATACCTCATATTCTTACCCGTGCCGACAGTATTCATCCCGACAGGGCCTATACGGAAGAATCTTTTATAAGCCTGTTTAATGCCAGTAATTTTTATACAGTTTGGCTGGCAAATCAGGAATCGGCACAGACTTACTCTTATTTCATGCACGAATGCGATTCCCTTTTCTATGCGAATATTGAAAAATCTTCCTATGTATTTGATAATTGGGTAGACGGATCACTTCTTCCTTTGTTCGATAATGCATTGAAATCTCCCGATCAAAAAAGACTTGTTATACTTCATACGATTGGATCTCATTGGTGGTATAACTCCCATTATACGGATCAGTTTGCGGTGTATCAACCCACCACTAAAAGTAAGATTATCTCTTCCTGTACCACCGAAGAGATGATAAATTCTTATGATAATACGATACTTTATACCGATTATTTTTTGAAGGAGCTGATTGATCGTTTGAAAAATGAAAGGGCCATACTTATTTATCTTTCCGATCACGGGGAAGCGCTTGGCGAAGACGGTATCTGGTTGCATGCGGCCGAATCTGCTTATACCCATACAACAGCCTGCATGGTCTGGATGTCTGAACAATACAAGTCAGATTATCCCGAACGCTATGAAGAGGCCCTTAAAAACAGAGAAAAAAGAATGAGAACCGATTTCCTTTTTCACAGCCTTTTGGATGCAGCAGGAATCGATTCTCATTATAAAGAGCCTTCGCTTAGTATTTTTACTTCGGAGAAATAA
- a CDS encoding RNA methyltransferase — protein sequence MRKLKITEMNRLTPEAFRESKKLPLVVVLDHIRSLNNVGSVFRTSDAFRVESIYLCGITARPPHPEIHKTALGAEDTVDWFYYEDTHKAVDNLKKQGYEVCAIEQAHGSVMLDNLLLDRTKKYAVVLGNEVKGVQQSVVDSCDYCIEIPQYGTKHSLNVSVTAGIVIWDFFKQLSE from the coding sequence ATGCGCAAATTAAAGATAACCGAAATGAACCGTCTCACTCCAGAGGCATTCAGGGAAAGTAAAAAACTACCTTTAGTGGTTGTTTTAGACCATATTAGAAGTCTCAACAATGTGGGTTCTGTATTTCGTACTTCGGATGCTTTTCGGGTAGAATCAATCTATTTATGTGGTATAACTGCTCGTCCCCCGCATCCTGAGATTCATAAAACAGCTTTAGGTGCCGAAGATACTGTAGACTGGTTTTATTATGAAGATACGCATAAGGCTGTTGATAACTTAAAAAAGCAGGGGTATGAAGTGTGTGCTATTGAACAGGCACATGGAAGTGTTATGTTGGATAACCTGTTGTTAGACAGAACTAAAAAATATGCTGTGGTATTGGGTAATGAGGTAAAAGGTGTTCAACAGTCGGTTGTTGATAGCTGTGATTACTGTATTGAAATTCCTCAGTATGGCACAAAGCATTCACTGAATGTTTCCGTAACAGCAGGAATAGTGATATGGGACTTTTTTAAACAATTGTCAGAGTAA
- a CDS encoding non-canonical purine NTP diphosphatase, translating into MKKIVFATNNQHKLDEVKKITEGLTEIVSLSEINCFDDIPETADTLEGNALQKARYVKEKFGFDCFADDTGLEVEALDNAPGVYSARYAGPEHNSESNMKLLLKNMEGITNRKARFRTVIALLMDGKEYLFVGTVEGVIIREKRGNSGFGYDPVFVPNGYNETFAQLGSDIKNNISHRAKAVLKLHDFLSKLNAQ; encoded by the coding sequence ATGAAGAAAATAGTATTTGCTACAAACAATCAGCATAAGCTGGATGAGGTAAAAAAGATTACGGAAGGACTAACCGAGATTGTAAGTCTTTCGGAAATTAATTGTTTTGATGATATACCCGAAACAGCCGATACGCTGGAAGGAAATGCATTGCAAAAGGCGCGCTACGTAAAAGAAAAATTTGGCTTTGACTGTTTTGCCGATGATACCGGATTGGAAGTTGAGGCCCTGGATAATGCTCCGGGAGTTTATTCGGCCCGTTATGCAGGTCCCGAACATAATTCGGAGTCCAATATGAAATTGCTTTTAAAGAATATGGAAGGTATAACAAACAGAAAAGCTCGTTTTCGCACTGTGATTGCTTTACTGATGGACGGCAAAGAGTATTTGTTTGTTGGCACAGTGGAAGGTGTTATTATCCGGGAAAAAAGAGGAAACAGTGGCTTTGGCTACGATCCTGTTTTTGTACCTAATGGCTATAATGAAACATTTGCTCAGTTGGGCAGCGATATAAAAAACAATATCAGCCACCGTGCCAAAGCTGTTTTAAAGCTTCATGATTTTTTATCAAAATTAAATGCCCAATAA
- a CDS encoding two-component regulator propeller domain-containing protein, which translates to MKKLTGCLFIVLLLVADSVSGQAVGAWKSYLAYTTTTECAEANNLVYAIADGSLFSYSKTDQEVVYYSKENGLSDNQISHIGFNEDINTLLIVYSNGNIDLLSETGIANIPYFKSSSVVQDKTVNSISFNKEFAYLSTEFGILVVNMNKKEITDTYKLNCSVYDVCNVGSTIYASTSKGLLSGDVNSNLLDAGNWNVVALNTTLINDKNIKRIAYFQQVLCLFVPGNGVYYLNNEGGLIALLKDNTLQNMVQQNGLLIPFSSSSLTIYSSLADKEKVNAGTIKYVSTLKDKSVLWIASGDEGLKSIKKSNTGSYEMLVSGIVSNGPKRNLNAFMTTVDNKLVVAGGGRWADRYNNPGTVMVYDGQDWFNFDETKISKESGIKFSDATSIAVNPVDPSHYFVSTWGEGVFEFKENEFVKLHNHTNSTLSTIFPGDSSEFHYIRVEGLCFDSATNLWMTNSGVKEGIKVLKADGTWSKIYFEALNDKMLVDKILITQKGYKWVNMPRVTPGIFVFDDKGTIDDATDDVSNFFSLFSDADGKTIEVSAYYCMAEDKNGTIWMGTDKGPVICTVPSRAIENPGSLYCSYIIRPLDDGTSNGYRLLENEKINAIAIDGGNRKWLGTESSGVFLLSEDGMETIAHFTTENSPILSNTIQSIAINNITGEVFIGTNKGLVSYMGDAIEGKKDYSEVRAYPNPVRPEYNDQVTVTGLMEQSNVKITDLNGNIIYQATSVGGQLTWNCRNRKGERVASGIYLVLATTPDAGESVVTKIMVIK; encoded by the coding sequence ATGAAAAAGTTAACAGGTTGTCTGTTTATAGTATTATTACTGGTAGCCGATTCCGTATCGGGACAAGCGGTAGGTGCCTGGAAGTCTTACCTGGCTTATACAACAACCACCGAATGTGCGGAAGCCAATAACCTGGTCTACGCCATTGCCGATGGTTCGTTATTCAGTTATAGTAAAACGGATCAGGAGGTTGTTTACTATTCCAAAGAGAATGGTTTGAGCGACAATCAGATCAGTCACATTGGTTTTAATGAAGATATAAACACCCTGTTAATTGTTTATTCCAACGGAAACATCGATTTATTAAGCGAGACTGGTATCGCTAATATTCCCTATTTTAAATCGTCTTCGGTTGTTCAGGATAAAACGGTCAACTCCATTTCGTTCAATAAAGAGTTTGCCTATCTTTCTACCGAATTTGGTATTTTGGTGGTTAATATGAATAAAAAAGAAATCACAGATACTTACAAATTAAACTGTTCGGTTTACGATGTATGTAATGTTGGCAGCACAATCTATGCATCTACTTCCAAAGGTTTGTTATCGGGAGATGTTAATTCAAATCTGCTGGATGCCGGCAATTGGAACGTGGTAGCATTGAATACGACGCTGATTAATGATAAAAATATCAAACGAATTGCTTATTTTCAGCAGGTTCTTTGTCTTTTCGTTCCCGGTAACGGGGTTTATTACTTAAACAACGAGGGTGGCCTGATTGCGCTGCTTAAAGATAACACCTTACAAAACATGGTACAGCAGAATGGTTTACTTATTCCATTCTCATCCTCTTCTCTTACTATTTATTCATCGTTAGCCGACAAAGAGAAGGTAAATGCCGGAACCATAAAATATGTTTCCACGCTGAAAGATAAGTCTGTTTTATGGATTGCATCCGGCGACGAGGGTTTGAAATCTATTAAAAAAAGCAATACGGGTAGCTACGAGATGCTTGTTTCCGGCATCGTTTCTAACGGACCAAAACGTAATCTTAACGCTTTTATGACTACAGTCGACAATAAATTGGTGGTTGCAGGAGGTGGAAGGTGGGCCGATCGGTATAACAATCCAGGTACCGTAATGGTATACGACGGACAAGATTGGTTCAATTTTGATGAAACAAAGATTTCCAAAGAGAGTGGTATTAAATTTTCGGATGCGACATCCATCGCTGTAAACCCTGTTGATCCTTCCCATTATTTTGTTTCGACCTGGGGAGAAGGGGTATTCGAATTCAAAGAAAACGAATTTGTAAAACTACATAATCATACCAACAGTACTCTTTCTACTATTTTTCCCGGCGACTCTTCCGAATTTCATTACATCCGGGTAGAAGGACTCTGTTTTGATTCGGCTACTAATTTGTGGATGACCAATAGTGGAGTTAAAGAGGGAATAAAAGTATTGAAAGCAGATGGAACATGGAGCAAAATCTATTTTGAAGCGCTGAATGATAAAATGCTTGTAGATAAAATTCTTATTACACAGAAAGGATATAAATGGGTAAATATGCCAAGAGTAACACCTGGTATATTTGTTTTTGATGATAAGGGAACCATCGATGATGCAACGGATGATGTATCCAATTTCTTCAGCTTGTTTTCTGATGCCGATGGTAAAACAATTGAAGTTAGTGCCTATTACTGCATGGCGGAAGATAAAAACGGAACCATATGGATGGGCACAGACAAGGGTCCTGTAATCTGTACCGTTCCTTCACGGGCCATAGAAAATCCAGGCAGTTTATATTGTTCCTATATTATACGTCCGCTCGACGATGGTACATCAAACGGATATCGTTTGCTCGAAAACGAGAAGATAAACGCGATAGCTATAGATGGAGGTAACAGAAAATGGCTTGGAACGGAATCCTCAGGCGTTTTCCTGCTAAGTGAGGACGGTATGGAGACCATTGCACATTTTACCACAGAAAACTCCCCTATCCTCTCCAATACGATTCAAAGCATTGCTATCAACAACATCACCGGAGAAGTGTTTATTGGAACCAATAAAGGATTGGTTTCTTATATGGGAGATGCCATTGAAGGGAAAAAAGATTATTCGGAGGTTCGCGCCTATCCAAACCCGGTTCGTCCGGAATATAATGATCAGGTGACTGTTACCGGTTTAATGGAACAGTCCAATGTGAAAATAACCGATTTAAATGGAAATATCATTTATCAGGCAACCTCGGTTGGCGGACAACTTACCTGGAATTGCCGGAACCGGAAAGGCGAACGGGTGGCTTCAGGCATTTATCTGGTACTTGCCACCACTCCCGACGCAGGAGAAAGCGTGGTCACTAAAATAATGGTAATTAAATAA
- a CDS encoding DUF4294 domain-containing protein — MEKRGLYSILVGIILSCASAFAQDVPVNTLPEGFQPAYVVGADTFAIVNLPNIYIYPDMKFKNKKEQDNYNKLVRDVKRTLPYAKMVYATLIETYEYMETLPNEKAKQAHLKRMEKELFKEYKPQLKRLSYSQGKLLIKLVDRECNQSSYHLLKAYLGSFRAGFWNFFASMFGASLKAQYDPKGKDKVTERVVVLVEHGLL, encoded by the coding sequence ATGGAAAAGAGAGGTTTATATAGCATATTAGTGGGAATTATTTTAAGCTGTGCATCTGCTTTTGCACAGGATGTTCCTGTGAATACCCTTCCCGAAGGGTTTCAGCCCGCCTATGTAGTTGGAGCGGACACGTTTGCTATTGTAAATCTTCCTAACATTTACATATATCCTGACATGAAGTTTAAAAACAAGAAAGAACAGGATAATTATAATAAACTTGTCCGCGACGTAAAGCGTACATTACCCTATGCAAAGATGGTATATGCTACGCTTATCGAAACTTATGAATATATGGAAACGCTGCCAAATGAAAAAGCAAAGCAGGCACATCTTAAACGGATGGAAAAAGAGCTGTTTAAAGAATATAAACCGCAGTTGAAAAGACTCTCCTACTCCCAGGGAAAACTTCTTATCAAACTGGTAGACAGAGAATGTAACCAGTCCAGTTATCACTTACTAAAGGCATATCTGGGTTCTTTTCGCGCCGGTTTCTGGAATTTCTTTGCCAGTATGTTCGGCGCCAGTTTAAAAGCTCAGTACGACCCCAAAGGAAAAGACAAAGTTACCGAACGTGTGGTTGTATTGGTTGAACACGGATTACTCTGA
- a CDS encoding helix-hairpin-helix domain-containing protein, giving the protein MNKLFIKLLILLLITSYKANSQTIVPVDNWMDYLESMATDTENQQQAETLFAELSYLTEHPFNINLVTADDLQRLPFLTDKQIEELCNYREKYGQFVSLYELKQLVSFDFTTIGLILPFVYIEDQKDNQFNGKKRKEYGKSEIHLRYDQGFQQKKGYMNYPDSVLDASPNKKYLGEPYYHSLRYSYSRGSNIQLGVLGEKDSGEPFLTNGRKGYDYYSAHLLIKEIGVLKSLAIGDYKVSFGQGLVISNDFSPSRSSQVLQTKRRTNGFRRHFSTNETDFFRGVASTITLDKVDLSFFYSQRKLDATADSMLITSFKTDGLHRLPRENDKKGTVSTHTTGGNIRYATPPFSVGFTVVGYYFGDKRIEPEQKPYNVFAFRGNSAMNMSVDYQLKIKKVTFYGETALSQNGALATLHGLQLSPASYISWLVSHRYYDKRYKAFYGNAFGQNSSVQNEQGVYLGMQLFPEASWRLSMYADFFSFPWLKYGVNTPSSGKEYMAEAVYTPRNKLSLSIRYQQKETESTQINRRQRLRLHTIYAPLPALTLRTTLNGTFYSNSPEESLGWMISQSLGFKPSSFPFQLDGYLSYFDTDDYYSRITSYEKNLLYSFSMPSYYGKGLRLALSFKAEIVKKLSFSAKIGWAHYYDRELIGSDMEEISGKNKMDLNTLICWKF; this is encoded by the coding sequence ATGAATAAATTGTTTATAAAGTTGTTAATACTATTGTTGATTACTAGTTATAAGGCTAATTCTCAAACGATTGTTCCTGTTGATAACTGGATGGATTATTTGGAATCTATGGCAACTGATACCGAAAACCAGCAGCAGGCAGAAACCTTGTTTGCCGAATTATCTTACCTCACCGAACATCCTTTCAATATTAATTTGGTTACGGCCGACGATCTGCAGCGGCTCCCTTTTCTTACGGACAAGCAAATAGAGGAATTGTGTAATTACAGAGAGAAATACGGACAGTTTGTTAGTCTATATGAATTGAAGCAGCTTGTTTCATTTGACTTTACAACTATAGGACTGATTCTGCCATTTGTGTATATTGAGGATCAGAAAGATAACCAGTTTAATGGCAAAAAAAGAAAAGAGTATGGTAAAAGCGAAATTCATCTCCGGTATGATCAGGGTTTTCAACAGAAGAAAGGATATATGAACTATCCGGATTCGGTGTTGGATGCGAGTCCCAACAAAAAATATTTAGGTGAACCATACTACCATTCTCTTCGCTATTCATATTCACGCGGATCAAATATTCAGTTGGGTGTTCTGGGAGAGAAGGATTCCGGAGAACCATTTCTTACTAATGGGCGCAAGGGATACGATTATTACTCGGCACATTTGTTGATAAAGGAGATAGGGGTGTTGAAAAGTCTTGCGATAGGTGATTATAAGGTTTCTTTTGGACAGGGATTGGTTATTAGCAATGATTTCTCTCCCTCTCGCAGTTCGCAGGTTTTGCAGACGAAAAGAAGGACAAATGGCTTCCGTCGCCACTTTTCTACCAACGAAACTGACTTTTTCAGAGGGGTTGCTTCTACTATTACGCTCGACAAGGTTGATCTCAGTTTTTTTTATTCTCAAAGAAAGCTGGATGCCACAGCCGACAGTATGTTGATAACTTCGTTTAAAACCGATGGTTTGCATCGATTACCCAGGGAGAATGATAAAAAGGGAACTGTTTCAACACATACCACAGGAGGAAATATCCGGTATGCCACGCCTCCGTTTTCAGTTGGATTTACTGTAGTTGGTTATTACTTCGGCGATAAACGGATTGAACCCGAGCAAAAGCCCTATAATGTTTTTGCTTTCCGTGGAAATTCAGCTATGAATATGAGTGTGGATTATCAGCTGAAAATTAAAAAGGTCACTTTCTATGGTGAAACGGCTCTAAGCCAAAATGGAGCTTTGGCTACCCTGCACGGATTGCAACTTTCACCTGCTTCATATATTTCATGGCTCGTTTCTCACCGGTATTACGATAAAAGATATAAGGCCTTTTATGGCAATGCCTTTGGTCAGAATAGTTCTGTTCAGAATGAACAGGGTGTTTATTTAGGGATGCAACTCTTTCCGGAGGCTTCATGGAGGTTATCCATGTATGCCGATTTTTTTTCTTTTCCGTGGTTGAAATATGGAGTGAACACCCCTTCGTCAGGGAAAGAATATATGGCTGAAGCTGTTTATACTCCTCGTAACAAGTTGTCTTTATCCATCAGATATCAGCAGAAAGAAACAGAATCTACACAGATAAACCGCCGACAGCGTTTAAGATTGCATACTATTTATGCACCCTTGCCTGCACTGACGTTGCGTACCACGTTAAACGGAACTTTTTACAGCAATTCTCCCGAAGAAAGTTTGGGCTGGATGATTTCCCAAAGTCTGGGTTTTAAGCCTTCCTCTTTTCCGTTTCAATTGGACGGGTATCTTTCTTATTTTGATACAGACGACTATTACAGCCGGATCACATCCTACGAAAAGAATTTGTTGTACTCT